A genomic region of Planococcus kocurii contains the following coding sequences:
- a CDS encoding MerR family transcriptional regulator, giving the protein MTEKYLTTGDFSKLCKVNKQTIIYYDQIGLLTPAYRNQKGYRFYSFRQLEVFNVIYLLKELGMSLEEIKSYMEQKSPELFHSLMIEQKEKVRTKKRMLDHLEMMMDVKINLLEEAEEIDFHQVSFLYLSESFLYLSPNITDINDDDFAKVVTQFINTLNEQNLDTGFQIGGMTLHEQVVKGEYTNYSYLYMKQLEQRKSQPFFKIAAGMYAVGYHLGKEDTIHVTYERLFSEIRRNHYEIGDYIMEEYIYDGLVKSGEDHYITKILVQLK; this is encoded by the coding sequence GTGACTGAAAAATATTTGACAACAGGAGATTTTTCAAAATTATGTAAAGTTAATAAGCAAACAATTATTTACTATGACCAAATCGGCTTGTTAACACCAGCTTATCGCAATCAAAAAGGTTACCGCTTTTATTCGTTTCGGCAGCTGGAGGTGTTCAATGTCATTTATCTACTAAAAGAACTCGGGATGTCATTAGAAGAAATTAAAAGCTATATGGAACAGAAGTCACCTGAATTGTTTCACTCTTTGATGATTGAGCAAAAAGAAAAAGTGCGGACGAAAAAAAGAATGTTGGATCATTTGGAAATGATGATGGATGTAAAAATCAACTTGCTAGAAGAGGCTGAAGAAATAGACTTCCATCAAGTTAGCTTTCTCTACTTGTCCGAAAGTTTTTTGTATCTGAGTCCAAATATAACCGATATAAACGACGACGATTTTGCAAAGGTAGTCACGCAATTCATCAATACATTAAATGAACAGAATTTAGATACAGGCTTTCAAATTGGTGGAATGACTTTGCACGAACAAGTAGTAAAAGGCGAGTATACGAATTATAGTTATCTCTACATGAAGCAGCTAGAGCAAAGAAAAAGTCAGCCATTTTTTAAAATCGCAGCAGGAATGTATGCAGTTGGCTATCATTTAGGAAAAGAAGACACGATCCATGTCACATATGAACGGCTATTTTCAGAAATTCGCAGGAATCACTATGAAATTGGCGATTATATCATGGAAGAGTATATATACGATGGGTTAGTAAAAAGTGGCGAGGATCATTACATTACGAAGATTCTTGTTCAGTTAAAATGA
- a CDS encoding lactoylglutathione lyase family protein, translating into MAYPRAFSHIGLSVTDLDRAVTFYKEVMGWYVIMEPAEVKEESDTPIGQMCIDVFGAGWGTFRIAHMATSDGTGIEIFEFPNSEKPENNFEYWKSGVFHFCVQDPDVEGLVQKIVEHGGKQRMPIREYYPDDKPYRMCYVEDPFGIIFEIYSHSYEITYSSGAY; encoded by the coding sequence ATGGCCTACCCAAGAGCATTTTCACACATCGGATTATCGGTCACAGATTTAGACAGAGCCGTCACATTCTATAAAGAAGTTATGGGCTGGTATGTAATTATGGAGCCGGCAGAAGTAAAAGAAGAAAGTGACACACCCATCGGGCAAATGTGTATCGATGTGTTCGGCGCCGGATGGGGAACGTTCCGCATCGCACACATGGCAACTTCTGACGGGACTGGAATCGAAATCTTCGAATTTCCGAATAGCGAAAAACCCGAAAATAATTTTGAGTACTGGAAGTCAGGCGTCTTCCATTTTTGCGTTCAAGATCCAGACGTAGAAGGATTGGTTCAAAAAATAGTTGAACATGGTGGCAAACAACGGATGCCAATTAGAGAATACTATCCAGATGATAAGCCTTACAGAATGTGTTATGTAGAAGATCCGTTTGGCATCATATTTGAGATTTACAGTCACAGCTACGAAATCACTTATTCTTCAGGAGCGTATTGA
- a CDS encoding amidohydrolase family protein: protein MIDLLLINGTLITMNKERSIIYGGAVAVHHGKILDVGLTAVLEVKYEAKQLIDCKHHCILPGLIDVHGHGGHSMFKTIAMDNLEQWMPIMTNTYNHYVTDDFWYYEGKVSALERLKAGITTGVSVIGSTPRADDPIFALNHAKAYNEVGIRNVVCTGPANPKWPKLYSRWKNGKRITKEVDYQDVLKGTEAVVEALNHANDDRTRAFVTPFVIVTSIEGSGPTPPSRLHQLTDHDRYQARKIREIANKYKTRIHSDAFGGMIHMAIQDKDYALLGPDVHLQHCRGISFDEVKILADTGTNVSTSASITQMTARTPIVELIELGATVAISTDGTSPSTSFDLFQAMRKTQLIHQAAMMDEHYLPPGKLLEMVTIDAAKCIGWDDELGSTEIGKKADIITVNMKQAHLTPETMHIHRLVYQAVGNDVNHVIVDGKVLMTDRKVTTVEENQIIEEANAEALETIERAGLEKYMTPTKYFWGSTRAYVDEKRFDEADYVFAITEEELT, encoded by the coding sequence ATGATTGATTTGCTTTTAATAAATGGCACGCTAATCACAATGAATAAAGAACGAAGTATTATTTACGGTGGAGCCGTAGCGGTTCATCATGGAAAAATTTTGGATGTTGGGCTTACTGCAGTGTTGGAAGTAAAATACGAAGCTAAACAACTGATCGATTGCAAGCACCACTGCATTTTACCTGGATTGATTGATGTTCATGGTCATGGAGGTCATTCGATGTTTAAAACAATCGCCATGGACAACCTGGAACAGTGGATGCCCATTATGACCAATACATACAATCATTATGTGACAGATGATTTTTGGTATTACGAAGGAAAGGTATCCGCATTAGAACGATTAAAAGCTGGCATTACGACCGGTGTCTCCGTGATCGGTTCGACACCAAGAGCAGATGACCCTATTTTTGCATTAAATCATGCAAAGGCCTATAACGAAGTCGGAATTCGCAATGTCGTCTGTACGGGGCCTGCCAACCCTAAGTGGCCGAAACTATACAGCCGCTGGAAAAACGGCAAAAGAATTACAAAAGAAGTTGATTATCAAGATGTACTAAAAGGAACAGAAGCGGTTGTTGAAGCGTTGAACCATGCCAATGACGACCGGACAAGAGCTTTCGTTACCCCTTTTGTCATTGTGACATCGATAGAAGGTTCTGGTCCTACACCGCCGTCTAGGTTGCATCAGTTAACTGACCATGACCGCTACCAAGCACGTAAAATTAGAGAAATTGCCAACAAGTACAAAACGAGAATCCATTCGGATGCATTTGGTGGAATGATTCACATGGCAATTCAAGACAAGGATTATGCTTTATTAGGACCAGACGTTCATTTGCAACATTGTCGAGGGATTTCTTTTGATGAAGTGAAAATTCTAGCAGATACCGGAACCAACGTCAGTACGAGTGCGAGCATCACTCAGATGACAGCAAGAACACCGATTGTAGAGCTCATCGAACTTGGAGCGACAGTTGCCATTTCTACAGATGGCACTTCACCTTCAACTAGTTTTGATCTGTTTCAAGCGATGCGAAAAACGCAATTGATTCATCAAGCGGCTATGATGGATGAGCATTATTTACCTCCTGGCAAGCTTTTGGAGATGGTCACCATTGATGCAGCTAAATGTATAGGGTGGGACGACGAGCTTGGATCGACTGAAATTGGGAAAAAAGCAGATATTATCACGGTAAATATGAAACAAGCACATTTAACTCCTGAAACTATGCATATTCACCGCTTAGTTTACCAAGCAGTTGGAAACGATGTGAATCATGTCATCGTGGATGGAAAAGTGTTAATGACTGACCGGAAAGTAACGACTGTTGAAGAAAACCAAATCATTGAAGAAGCGAATGCGGAAGCTTTGGAAACAATTGAGCGTGCAGGCTTGGAAAAATACATGACCCCAACCAAATATTTCTGGGGGTCAACGCGCGCTTATGTTGACGAAAAACGATTTGATGAAGCAGACTATGTGTTTGCTATTACAGAGGAGGAACTTACATGA